In Pseudomonas sp. GCEP-101, one DNA window encodes the following:
- the dprA gene encoding DNA-processing protein DprA: MSAESPCPVSPAELEARLRLHALPELGPRRFRRLLEAFGSASAALSAPASAWRSLGLPAACAEPRRDAGIREQAAAALRWLEAPQHHLLMWDAAIYPALLAELGDAPPLLFVAGAPELLERPQLAIVGSRRASKPGLDTARAFARSLAGGGFVITSGLALGIDGAAHEGALEAGGKTVAVLGTGLEHLYPRRHLGLAERIVEQGGAVISELPLNCAPQASNFPRRNRIISGLSLGTLVVEASPSSGSLITARLAAEQGREVYAIPGSIHHPGARGCHELIRQGATLVETVEHILEGLRGWTHGAPAVHPAPALPAHPLVDLLCAAPQSSEQLALRSGLELPQVLVELTELELDGRVACESGVWVHRAP, encoded by the coding sequence ATGTCCGCCGAGTCGCCCTGCCCCGTCTCCCCTGCCGAACTGGAAGCGCGGCTGCGCCTGCACGCCCTGCCCGAACTGGGGCCGCGACGTTTTCGCCGCCTGCTGGAGGCCTTCGGCTCGGCGTCCGCCGCCTTGAGTGCGCCGGCATCGGCCTGGCGCTCCCTGGGCCTGCCCGCCGCCTGTGCCGAGCCGCGCCGCGATGCCGGCATACGCGAACAGGCCGCCGCGGCGTTGCGCTGGCTGGAGGCGCCGCAGCACCACCTGCTCATGTGGGACGCGGCGATCTACCCCGCCCTGTTGGCGGAGCTGGGCGACGCCCCGCCGCTGCTGTTCGTGGCCGGCGCGCCGGAGCTACTGGAGCGGCCGCAGCTGGCCATCGTCGGCAGCCGCCGGGCCAGCAAGCCGGGGCTGGACACCGCGCGCGCCTTCGCCCGCAGCCTGGCGGGCGGCGGCTTCGTGATCACCAGCGGGTTGGCCCTGGGCATCGATGGCGCCGCCCATGAAGGGGCGCTGGAGGCCGGCGGCAAGACGGTCGCCGTGCTGGGAACGGGGCTGGAGCACCTCTATCCGCGCCGCCATCTCGGGCTGGCCGAACGCATCGTCGAGCAGGGCGGCGCGGTGATCTCCGAGCTGCCGCTGAACTGCGCGCCGCAGGCCTCGAACTTCCCCCGGCGCAACCGCATCATCAGCGGGCTGTCGCTGGGCACGCTGGTGGTGGAGGCCAGCCCTTCCAGTGGTTCGCTGATCACCGCGCGCCTGGCCGCTGAGCAGGGCCGCGAGGTCTACGCCATCCCGGGGTCGATCCATCATCCCGGCGCGCGCGGCTGCCATGAGCTGATCCGCCAGGGCGCGACGCTGGTGGAAACCGTCGAGCACATCCTCGAAGGCCTGCGGGGCTGGACCCACGGCGCGCCGGCGGTGCACCCCGCGCCTGCGCTGCCGGCGCACCCGCTGGTCGATCTGCTGTGCGCCGCCCCGCAAAGCAGCGAACAACTGGCGCTGCGCAGTGGCCTGGAGCTGCCGCAGGTACTGGTGGAGCTCACCGAACTGGAGCTGGACGGACGGGTGGCCTGCGAGTCGGGCGTCTGGGTGCATCGCGCCCCTTGA
- a CDS encoding L-threonylcarbamoyladenylate synthase translates to MYSNWRTQRMAQVVRDGGVIAYPTEAVWGLGCDPWSADAVYRLLAIKARPVEKGMIVVAGDISQFDFLLDDLPDAWQDTLAASWPGPNTWLVPHQGRLPEWVTGEHDTVALRVTDHPLVRELCQFTGPLISTSANPAGRPPARSRLRVEQYFRGELDGVLGGALGGRRNPSLIRDLRTGETVRPS, encoded by the coding sequence ATGTACAGCAACTGGCGTACCCAGCGCATGGCCCAGGTCGTGCGCGATGGCGGTGTGATCGCCTACCCGACCGAAGCCGTCTGGGGCCTGGGCTGCGACCCGTGGAGCGCCGACGCGGTGTACCGCCTGCTGGCGATCAAGGCGCGCCCGGTGGAAAAGGGCATGATCGTGGTGGCCGGCGACATCAGCCAGTTCGACTTCCTCCTCGACGACCTGCCCGACGCCTGGCAGGACACGCTCGCCGCCAGCTGGCCCGGCCCGAACACCTGGCTGGTGCCGCACCAGGGACGCCTGCCCGAGTGGGTGACCGGCGAGCACGATACCGTGGCCCTGCGCGTCACCGACCACCCGCTGGTGCGCGAGCTGTGCCAGTTCACCGGCCCGCTGATCTCCACCTCCGCCAACCCCGCCGGCCGTCCGCCGGCGCGCAGCCGCCTGCGGGTGGAGCAGTACTTCCGTGGCGAGTTGGATGGCGTACTCGGCGGCGCCCTCGGCGGGCGCCGCAATCCCAGCCTGATCCGCGACTTGCGTACGGGCGAGACGGTGCGCCCGTCCTGA
- the aroE gene encoding shikimate dehydrogenase, with translation MDRYCVFGNPIGHSKSPQIHRLFAEQTGQALSYDARLAPLDDFAGNARAFFEQGLGGNVTVPFKEDAYRLATELTERARRAGAVNTLKKLDGGGLLGDNTDGAGLTRDLTVNHGVALRGARILVLGAGGAVRGILEPFLGQQPACIVIANRTAAKAEQLAQEFQDLGPVSGGGFDLRAEPFDLIVNGTSASLAGELPPIDPSLIRPGHTVCYDMMYGRDETAFNHWAAEHGAARCIDGLGMLVEQAAEAFLLWRGVRPDSAPVLDALRRQLKG, from the coding sequence ATGGACCGCTACTGCGTCTTCGGCAACCCCATCGGCCACAGCAAGTCGCCGCAGATCCATCGCCTGTTCGCCGAGCAGACCGGCCAGGCGCTGAGCTATGACGCGCGGCTGGCGCCGCTGGACGACTTTGCCGGAAACGCCCGCGCGTTCTTCGAGCAGGGCCTGGGCGGCAACGTCACCGTGCCGTTCAAGGAAGACGCCTACCGCCTGGCCACCGAGCTGACTGAGCGCGCGCGCCGGGCCGGCGCGGTGAATACCCTGAAGAAGCTCGACGGTGGCGGACTGCTGGGCGACAACACCGATGGCGCCGGGCTGACCCGCGACCTGACGGTGAACCACGGCGTCGCCCTGCGCGGTGCGCGCATCCTGGTGCTGGGCGCCGGTGGTGCGGTGCGCGGCATTCTCGAACCCTTCCTCGGCCAGCAGCCGGCCTGCATCGTCATCGCCAACCGCACGGCGGCCAAGGCCGAGCAGCTGGCGCAGGAATTCCAGGACCTGGGCCCGGTGAGCGGTGGTGGTTTCGACCTGCGCGCCGAGCCCTTCGACCTGATCGTCAACGGCACCTCGGCCTCCCTGGCCGGCGAGCTGCCGCCCATCGATCCTTCGCTGATCCGGCCGGGGCATACCGTCTGCTACGACATGATGTACGGCCGCGACGAGACCGCCTTCAACCACTGGGCCGCCGAGCATGGCGCGGCACGCTGTATCGACGGGCTGGGCATGCTGGTGGAGCAGGCGGCGGAAGCCTTCCTGCTGTGGCGCGGCGTACGCCCGGACTCGGCGCCGGTGCTGGACGCATTGCGGCGGCAGCTCAAGGGCTGA
- a CDS encoding LysM peptidoglycan-binding domain-containing protein — protein MRKTLLALLLLAAGGVAQAAVQLKEGHPDRYTVVKGDTLWDISGKFLSKPWKWPEIWQVNPQIQNPHLIYPGDVLSLTYIDGQPRLVLNRGESRGTIKLSPRVRSTPIAEAIPTIPLDKINAFLLSNRIVDTDADFSNAPYVVAGDQESVISGAGDRAYARGNSLSEQNSYGIFRQAKVYTDPETNEVLGIDAMDVGGANVTAKEGDIATLNLTRTTQEVRPGDRLFPTEERAINSTFMPSEPSAPIKGTIIDVPRGVTQIGKYDVVTIDKGARDGLAEGNVLAIYKLGETVRDRVTDEMVKIPDERSGLLMIFRTYNRLSYGLVLNATRSLEVNDRVLNP, from the coding sequence ATGAGGAAAACACTACTCGCCCTGCTGCTGCTCGCCGCAGGCGGGGTGGCGCAGGCTGCCGTGCAGCTCAAGGAAGGCCATCCGGATCGCTATACCGTAGTGAAGGGCGACACCCTCTGGGACATCTCCGGCAAGTTCCTCAGCAAGCCGTGGAAGTGGCCGGAAATCTGGCAGGTGAATCCGCAGATCCAGAACCCGCACCTGATCTATCCGGGTGACGTGCTGAGCCTGACCTATATCGACGGCCAACCGCGCCTGGTGCTCAACCGCGGCGAGTCCCGCGGGACCATCAAGCTGTCGCCGCGCGTGCGCAGCACGCCGATCGCCGAGGCGATCCCGACCATCCCGCTGGACAAGATCAACGCCTTCCTGCTGTCCAACCGCATCGTCGACACCGACGCCGACTTCTCCAACGCCCCCTATGTGGTTGCCGGCGACCAGGAGAGCGTGATCAGCGGTGCCGGCGACCGCGCCTACGCCCGCGGCAACTCGCTGTCGGAGCAGAACAGCTACGGTATCTTCCGCCAAGCCAAGGTCTACACCGATCCGGAAACCAATGAAGTCCTGGGCATCGATGCCATGGACGTCGGCGGCGCCAACGTCACGGCGAAGGAAGGCGACATCGCCACCCTCAACCTGACCCGCACCACCCAGGAAGTGCGCCCGGGCGACCGCCTGTTCCCCACCGAGGAACGCGCGATCAACTCGACCTTCATGCCCAGCGAGCCGAGCGCGCCGATCAAGGGCACCATCATCGACGTGCCGCGCGGCGTGACCCAGATCGGCAAGTACGACGTGGTGACCATCGACAAGGGCGCCCGTGATGGCTTGGCCGAAGGCAACGTGCTGGCGATCTACAAGCTGGGTGAAACCGTACGCGATCGCGTCACCGATGAAATGGTGAAGATCCCGGACGAGCGTTCCGGCCTGCTGATGATCTTCCGCACCTACAACCGCCTGAGCTACGGCCTGGTGCTCAACGCCACCCGTTCGCTGGAAGTCAACGACCGCGTCCTCAATCCCTGA
- the hemF gene encoding oxygen-dependent coproporphyrinogen oxidase — protein sequence MTDRIEAVKAYLLDLQDRICAALEAEDGSARFVEDAWQRPAGGGGRTRVIGDGALIEKGGVNFSHVFGAGLPPSASAHRPELAGRGFQALGVSLVIHPTNPHVPTSHANVRFFIAEKEGEEAVWWFGGGFDLTPYYAHEEDCVLWHQVARDACAPFGEDVYPRYKQWCDRYFHIKHRNEPRGVGGLFFDDLNQWDFDTSFAFLRAIGDAYLSAYLPIVRKRKDTPYTEQQREFQAFRRGRYVEFNLVYDRGTLFGLQSGGRTESILMSLPPQVRWGYDWKPEPGSEEARLTEYFLTDRDWLAQG from the coding sequence GTGACCGATCGCATCGAGGCCGTGAAGGCCTACCTGCTCGACCTGCAAGACCGCATCTGCGCCGCACTCGAAGCCGAGGACGGCAGCGCCCGCTTCGTCGAGGACGCCTGGCAGCGGCCGGCGGGTGGCGGCGGTCGGACGCGGGTCATCGGTGACGGCGCGCTGATCGAGAAGGGCGGGGTGAACTTCTCCCACGTGTTCGGCGCCGGCCTGCCGCCCAGCGCCAGCGCGCACCGCCCGGAACTGGCCGGGCGCGGCTTCCAGGCGCTGGGCGTGTCGCTGGTGATCCACCCGACCAACCCCCACGTGCCCACCTCCCACGCCAACGTGCGCTTCTTCATCGCCGAGAAGGAAGGCGAGGAAGCGGTCTGGTGGTTCGGCGGCGGCTTCGACCTGACGCCCTACTACGCCCATGAGGAAGACTGCGTGCTCTGGCACCAGGTCGCCCGCGACGCCTGTGCCCCCTTCGGCGAGGACGTCTACCCGCGCTACAAGCAATGGTGCGACCGCTACTTCCACATCAAGCACCGCAACGAACCGCGCGGTGTCGGCGGCCTGTTCTTCGACGACCTGAACCAGTGGGATTTCGACACCAGCTTCGCCTTCCTGCGCGCCATCGGCGATGCCTACCTCTCCGCCTACCTGCCCATCGTGCGCAAGCGCAAGGACACCCCCTACACGGAGCAGCAGCGCGAGTTCCAGGCCTTCCGCCGGGGCCGCTACGTCGAGTTCAACCTGGTCTACGACCGCGGCACCCTGTTCGGCCTGCAGTCGGGCGGGCGCACCGAGTCGATCCTCATGTCGCTGCCGCCGCAGGTGCGCTGGGGCTACGACTGGAAACCCGAGCCGGGCAGCGAGGAAGCGCGCCTGACCGAGTACTTCCTCACCGACCGGGACTGGTTGGCGCAGGGCTGA
- a CDS encoding NADPH:quinone reductase — MAKRVQFAKTGGPEVLEIVDYTPAEPGPNEVRVRNRAIGLNFIDTYYRSGLYPAPSLPSGVGTEGAGEVEAVGSAVTNVKVGDRVGYATGPLGAYSEQHVLPAASVVKLPDAITFEQAAAVMLKGLTVQYLLRQTYNVQPGQTILWHAAAGGVGLIACQWAKAIGAHLIGTVSSAAKAELAKAHGAWATIDYSHENVVERVLALTDGKKCPVVYDSVGKDTWLTSLDCTAQRGLVVSFGNASGPVDGVNLGILSQKGSLYVTRPTLFGYASTPERLQAMADDLFGMITSGKVKVEINQRFALADAAKAQTELAARRTTGSTILLP, encoded by the coding sequence ATGGCCAAGCGTGTTCAATTCGCCAAGACCGGCGGCCCGGAAGTGCTCGAGATCGTCGACTACACCCCGGCCGAGCCCGGCCCCAACGAGGTGCGGGTGCGCAACCGCGCCATCGGCCTGAACTTCATCGACACCTACTACCGCAGCGGCCTGTACCCCGCGCCCAGCCTGCCCTCCGGGGTCGGTACCGAAGGCGCCGGCGAGGTGGAGGCGGTGGGCAGCGCGGTGACCAACGTGAAGGTCGGCGACCGCGTCGGCTACGCAACCGGCCCGCTGGGTGCGTACAGCGAGCAGCACGTGCTGCCGGCGGCGAGCGTGGTGAAACTGCCGGATGCGATCACCTTCGAGCAGGCCGCCGCCGTCATGCTCAAGGGCCTCACCGTGCAGTACCTGCTGCGCCAGACCTACAACGTGCAGCCGGGCCAGACCATCCTCTGGCACGCCGCTGCCGGCGGCGTCGGGCTGATCGCCTGCCAGTGGGCCAAGGCCATCGGCGCGCACCTGATCGGCACCGTGAGTTCGGCCGCCAAGGCGGAACTGGCGAAGGCCCACGGCGCCTGGGCAACCATCGACTACAGCCACGAGAACGTGGTCGAGCGCGTGCTGGCGCTCACCGACGGCAAGAAGTGCCCGGTGGTCTACGACTCGGTGGGCAAGGACACCTGGCTGACATCGCTGGACTGCACCGCCCAGCGCGGCCTGGTGGTGAGCTTCGGCAACGCTTCCGGGCCGGTGGACGGGGTAAACCTGGGCATCCTGTCGCAGAAGGGCTCGCTGTATGTCACCCGGCCCACGCTGTTCGGCTATGCCAGCACGCCGGAGCGGCTGCAGGCCATGGCCGACGACCTGTTCGGCATGATCACCAGCGGCAAGGTGAAGGTGGAGATCAACCAGCGCTTCGCCCTGGCGGATGCCGCCAAGGCGCAGACCGAGCTGGCGGCGCGACGCACGACCGGGTCGACCATTCTGCTGCCATGA